From Daucus carota subsp. sativus chromosome 6, DH1 v3.0, whole genome shotgun sequence, the proteins below share one genomic window:
- the LOC135147298 gene encoding uncharacterized protein LOC135147298, with protein sequence MRRTSYANVVINGANDDSENTPHDEVPNSGDLDDASFITSNGHPLYLQNVDHPGLVLISKKLTGTENFGPWKRSLSIALSAKNKLGLLNGSVPMPDAESPLRAQWERVNDMVISWILNTVSEEISNGMDFVNTAQEVWEELTGQFSSIDGHRIYQILKDLHALEQGDKSVEIYYHKMKNLWDEYVALEPTTTCKCSAKCDSHLVVEARHQRKRLLQFIIGLNDSFSNARGQILMMDPLPSITQAYSLVKQEEKQRQKHVSSNAFLGNVKSDISTTSPTVSSAGTNNVLPDSTSSKK encoded by the coding sequence ATGAGGAGAACTTCATATGCTAATGTTGTTATCAATGGTGCTAATGACGATTCTGAGAATACACCTCATGATGAGGTTCCTAACTCCGGCGATCTTGATGATGCGTCTTTCATCACCTCAAATGGACATCCTCTGTATTTACAAAACGTTGATCATCCTGGCCTTGTGTTGATCTCTAAGAAGCTCACAGGCACAGAGAATTTTGGTCCGTGGAAGCGCTCATTAAGCATAGCTTTGTCTGCCAAAAACAAATTAGGTCTTCTTAATGGTAGTGTGCCAATGCCTGATGCTGAATCACCTCTTCGTGCTCAATGGGAGCGTGTGAATGATATGGTGATAAGCTGGATCTTGAACACTGTTTCAGAGGAAATCAGTAATGGCATGGATTTTGTCAACACAGCTCAAGAAGTCTGGGAAGAATTGACTGGACAGTTCTCTAGTATTGATGGACACCGCATCTATCAAATCCTTAAGGATCTCCATGCTCTTGAGCAAGGTGACAAGTCGGTTGAAATCTACTATCATAAGATGAAAAATCTTTGGGATGAATATGTGGCTTTGGAACCTACTACTACCTGCAAATGCAGTGCCAAGTGTGATTCTCATCTAGTAGTTGAAGCAAGGCATCAGAGAAAGCGCTTGCTACAATTTATTATTGGGCTTAATGACAGCTTTTCTAATGCCAGAGGTCAGATTCTCATGATGGATCCATTGCCGTCTATTACTCAAGCATATTCCCTTGTTAAACAGGAGGAGAAACAACGCCAGAAACATGTTTCTTCTAATGCTTTTCTTGGCAATGTCAAGTCTGACATATCTACAACGTCTCCTACTGTTTCCTCTGCTGGGACGAACAATGTTCTTCCTGATTCAACCAGTTCTAAGAAATAG